Within the Malassezia vespertilionis chromosome 3, complete sequence genome, the region GGGGCGTtacatgctcggcgcgcgcttttttcgGCGCACCATCTACCGAAGGGCGGCCATCCTTGGCGTCCGGAACCGGCGCTGCTTCTTCGCTTTCTTCGCGCTCACGCTTGCGGCTCGGAGACAAGGGATGTGCTGCATCACTTTTTGACTCGTTTGACTGTGAACGGTCAGGTGTTGGTgtacgtgcgcgctgctcccCGCTCATCCCTAGCGTCGTGGCGAAATGCCCAGTGCGCGCTCGGccggccgtgcgcgcattaATCACGTGCTAGTGGACTGCGTGCCGGCGTGACTGATTGGTGTCACCGTAGTCCTGCGCACCTTTCTCGTGTCCCTGGCCATGGGTGAGGGCAAAGCCAAAGGGTATCCTCTGCGAGGAACCCAGCCCAATATGCCACAACAAATATCATTAGCAGATTGCTATGCCCAATCGGGCACGACAGAtccgcaaggcgcgctcATGTACCTCGTCTCAATGTACAATGAAATGTCGATGGAGTACGCCACGTTCCTGCAGACTGTGAGCACAGAGGCACAGGGTGTCAATGAGCCGGTCGGATTAGGACTGGATTGCATTGCGCAGAACTCAGCTGAGGCGGCGGGCTCGCGATTCCGTATCCTGCGTCGTCGCAGTACGCGTAGTGTCCGCGAACCTTTGTCCGTGCTCTCCAAAAGCCCTGGAAGTTCATCGAGTGGCACGGTTGCAACGCCACAATTTGTGCATCACCACAACGATAGCGCTTCGAGCACCTCTACCGCTGACCCCGGCAGCGAACCGAGTGCACCCAAGCGCGACGGGTTCAACTTTTTGGGCCATATGAcgcttcctcgcgcacttACCAACATGGAACTTTCCCGGCCTCGATCGCCTAATTTGTTGGGAATAAGTGCATCACCTAAGCTTTGGCGCAAAGGTAGTAATACAtcgctggcgcagcgcacgatgGATTCGCCGTCCAAACTCAATAATGCAaatgcagctgcgccaacttcgcctcgcgcgctgcaccgccCTGCTGCTGTACCGGCAAAGCCCAATGTTGTTGCACCTTTAAGCCCACGGGCACTTCATTTGCACGATGCATCGCGTGTATCGCATTTGGAGCATGATCGGTTGTATTACGCCGGTATTCATGTCATGGGCTCGTGGGTGTCGAATGGCGAAATCGTTTTGCGTATAAGAATCCAGccggcagcagcagcaatgGATGGTACTGTTCCGCCTGTCTATGTGATTGAAAAGAGAAGCGCAGATTTGGTGAATTTGTATGACCGCGTCATGACCAGGGCGCAAGGCCTGGCCGATGGGAGTGCACAAAAGATCCGACCCCTGGAGCCAAACATGTTCCAAGGCCCCTTCAATCCTTGGCGTTTGATACAGCGCAATACTGCAGTCGATACACTAATATGCGCGTTGCAGCGTCTGCCTGTATGGTACGACGATATATTCGGCCACTTTTTCCGCACCAATGAAgtgccaagcgcgtcgaCACCGATGCGACAAGCATACTTGCTACAAAAAACCAATACAGAAGATGCGTGGGCGTTTAAACTTTGTACACTGCAACAGCATGTTCTGAAGATTTGCGATGCACACCAGCCAGAGCACCGAAACACAATTCAACTACAGCAGGCACGCATATGGTACCAAATGGAAGACGTGCGCGAATCTGACCTGGGTGGTACGAATATTAAATGCCCGCTTTTGGTTGTACAGTATATGAAGCAGAGCAGTGGAGCGAGCCCATCGGTTTGTCAAATAACGTTTACGATGGAAAGCGCTGAAATGCTCAGCGAATGGCATGCTGCACTGTTGAGCGAGGTTCAGTCGGACAAGCACTCGCCCTCTTTTAACCCTAGGGATATGGTCAGCACACCCGAACCGAAACTGCAACTTTTGCCTGGATTCTTGCAAAGTAGGGACGCAGAGACGGGGGGAAAGCTGCAGTCGATTGCTCGATCACTGCCTGATAGGAGCGGTTCCACATCGCCGACGCTTTACCAACCTGGCTACGAGGCGAACCGATTTATTCATGGTCTGAGCGGCCTTTTCCGTGCAGGTGTAGTACCAGAAAATGCCACTTTGCCGCATGCATCTCCATCGGCCCCCGATCGACGGCGATTTTGGCATGGGTTCCTTGGCTTTGGCCATATGTATAATAATGCGAACGACGATGCATTTTCTGCGTACAGCGAGCAATGCATATTTGGTATGCCACTGCATGCGGTTGTGCAAGTGTTTGGTCATGCGTCGGGCGATACATGCTCTTCTCCCATTCCCGTCGTAGTTTTCCGCTGCGTCGAATACTTGGAAAGTGgcacgcgcctctttgAAGAAGGCATTTATCGCATCAGTGGAAGCTCCCTCGCTGTCAAGGCATTGTGCGAACGTTTCAATATGGGCGACGATGTGGATCTCAACGGCGTCGCGGACTCATCTGACTTGAACAAAACACTACACAGAGATCCGCATATTGTAAGCAGTGTGCTGAAAACCTACCTTCGCCAATTGCCGGAGAATATTTGCACGCTCCCGCTACTCCCTGAGCTTATATCGACTGCAGAACTGCATGATGGGACAGAGCGTGCACAATCGTTACGTGGTGTAATATCTCGTTTACCCCCAGAAAATTACGCACTGCTTCGCTTCCTCATGCACCATTTTCATCATGTaagcgcagctgctgaGCAGAACAAGATGAACATTCAGAACCTTGCCATTGTTTTCAGCCCAACGTTGAACATCCCGACAAACTTGCTGACGATATTGATGGCTGATTATCCATCAATTTTTGAATCATATGTGCCACACACTACCCAGGAATCGGCACATTTGCTATAATCGTGCCGGTACAAATTGCGCGAAACACAGCGAAGCGTTTCGCTTGCCATGCGAAAGACGCCCGCTCCTCTCAAAACGAAGCGTTCCTCAGAACTACTAATCAGCGCTAGTTTTTTCAATACGAGGTTGGCTGTGTCGCCTTCTATTGTTGCATTGATTGCAACTTTACTTACGCGCTGGACACATTTGTGCGCATCACAATACATTCTTTATAGCATAGGTTGAAGTAATCTAGTATTTCACGACAGCCTAGTCGATTGTGGAGGTCGCTCTTTTTGCTCGTTCCGATCATGTCGACGCTGTACGTCACAGAGCCGCCAACAGAAGGCAAGATTGTCTTGCACACGACCAAGGGCGAAATCGAAATAGAGCTTTGGTCAAAAGAAGCGCCGAAAGCGTGCCGAAATGCTATTGCATTAGCTCTGGAAGGGTACTATGACAACCAGCTCTGGCATCGGATCGTCCCTGGATTTATTATACAGACGGGCGACCCGACTGGGACAGGAACGGGTGGTATGTCTACTGCATGGAATTGTTGATAAAAGGTGAATCCATTTATGGCGAGTCATTTGCCGATGAGCTGCATCAGCGCCTGCGATTTAATCGGCGTGGTTTGGTTGCGATGGCGAATGCTGGTACACGCAACACGAATGATAGCCAGTTTTTTGTACGTCAGCCGTTGCTAATAGCAGATCACATTGGATGCAGCACCTGAGCTGCAAAACAAGCATACCATATTTGGCCGCGTCGTCGGGCCAACGATTTATaatgcacttgcgctggcAGAAGTGGAAATGTCTCGTACGGTGCCGGACAGGCCCGTGTATCCACCTAAGCTTTTCCGTGTAGATGTGCTGCATAACCCATTTTCAGAtcttgtgccgcgcactaCTCGCGAGGAGCGTGAAAAAGAGGAAAAGGTACGCAACGAATGGGCTGCGAAAGGAAGCGAGACAGCTCGCGACGCCAAGAAACGAAAAAAAAATACCTCTTTGCTGAGCTTTGGCGATGAAGAGGACGTTATGCTGGAGACTCCACGCAGTGCTCGCAAACCTATTAGCAGCCATGATTTGCTTGACGATAAAAAGCTCAGCAAGCAGAGTGTAAAAACTGTGCGCAAGTCGAGCGAGCCACAGCACGTTTCCAAAGCCGCGCCTGTTTTCGTGGTGGCCCCTGAGCGTAAGCAGGAAAAAGTTGAGGAAATGGAGCGCGCGGAAGCCCCGATTTTCCAGAGTGCACGCCAAGAGACGCAGCCTGTACGTGATGCGCAGCCGAAAGGTCGCGATCTGCTCGCTTCTTTTGCCCAGCAGTATCGCCAAGCATCCAGTAAAAAAGGCGAATCGCAAACACTTTCACACTTGGACAAGTTTAGGAAACGCATACGGGACGACATACCCGATGCCAATGAGCGTGAATACGGCGCAAGTGACGAGGAGGATATTGCAGAAAGCGACGTGAGTTGGCGGAAGCATCGGTATGTTGCGAGAAAGCGATTTATATTAGTTTCGATTCTGGCGGTGTTCCCTTGACGGGATCTATGCAAAGGTTTACAATGGATGACTACACCGTGGTGGATTCTAGGGATACCAAAAATGATGtggccgcgtcgcttggcTTTGGCGGGAGCCGTGCTGTACTAGAATATGAATCCAAGGCCAAGGAAGAAAGGGTAAAGCAGCAAGGGCGGCGAGGCCGTGACTGGACCTAGTTTTGTACATTAAGTAATCCAACCCATTTTCCTTGCTTGTCGCACGCATAGACTTGATGGAACTATGTGCGCAGATGGATCCAATAGTACCTGGCTAACCACACCGAACGAGCTGTTTACCTTTCCTCCTGGCACAGTTCGCCGCATTAGTGACATTGAGGAAGAGGTGCGTGCCGTCGCAAACCAACCGCTAGCTTTTCTTACTCTACACAATGCGCCAATGTGCTTCGGATCACCAGCCTGGACTAGGGTTTATGAACAGCAAGTCTGACACGCTGGACCTGCATTTTGATCTGGGTTCCATCTCTGAAAGTAAAAAGCGTGCACGGCGACGTCGTGAAATCCATCTCTCGCTGAGCCAAAATGTAGGTACACTGCAGTTCTTATACAGACCACGTCACTGCGCTCAGCAAAAGGCGACACAGGTAGCGTTGTCTGGCAGTCCAGTATCTTTCTACTTACACACTGTCTCCGCCAGTTTTGGGACCCACCCTCCGATCCGAATGACGTGTACTTATTCCAGCCAGACCGGTTTCGCGACCGCAACATTCTTGAACTTGGTGCGGGCACAGGCATCTTTCCCGTCGGTCTTTTCGCGGATCCGCAATGGCTTCAGGGCAAAGTCCACTGGATCGCTACAGATCAAGAAGAAAACATGCCGCTTTTGCAAAAAAAATATCCAGGCCTCCATATCTCCAACGGAGCGTGTGCATCTCGAAACGAAAGAGCTCGATTGGTACTCGCTGCTAGCCCCTCTTTCAGCGCACACAAAGAACAGGATCCTCCAGCATGTACTGGCATCCTTCCATGGTCCTCATCAAACGTCTATGGTCTATCCCGATCTCATTTTATGCATCGATTGTGTATACAACCCCGCATTGCACTCGGCGCTCCTATCGACCATCGACGCATGCCAAGCACCACACAAAACAGTGATCCTCGTCGTTCTCCAGCTGCGTGAGGTGGAAAATCTGCGCGAATTTCTGGAAGCATGGGCCGCGCATGGCATGTATGAACTGTACTCGCTGtgcaacgccgcgcttccaTCCACCATGCACCAAGGCTACGCCGTGTTCCTTGGCTGGAGCACAGCGTCGGCCGAATAAGGTTGCGTCGAGTCGCGTTCGGTGCGCGTTTCCACTCGCCATGTCTTCGATGCGACtttttgtgcgccgcaaccCAGCGTACCCATTGGCAAAGCTGCCCACGCGCGGGAGCAGCCATGCTGCGGGCTATGATCTGTACGCATGTGAGGATGCCACGGTTCCCAAACACGGCCGTGCCGTTGTCCAAACTGGCATTTCTATCGCCGTTCCTGAAGGACATTACggacgcgtcgcgccgcgtagCGGCCTGGCCGTGAAGGGTGGTATTGACGTAGGTGCCGGTGTTGTTGATTCCGACTACCGTGGCCTTCTCGGTGTGGTCCTGTTCAACTTTGGGACCGAGGACTTTCAGTGTACGTGATTCTTCCTTCTCACACAGTCCATGCCGGCGaccgcattgcgcagctcgtgATTGAAAAAATTTCCACGCCCGAGGTGGAAGAGGTGGATGTGTGTACCGCGGTGAAGCTTACCCCAGTCCCTCGACGAGACAGCACGTGGTGCTGGCGGCTTTGGCTCCACCGGTGGGTTCAAGTCGGGCTAGAGGTAGATAGATGTGTTCAAACGTGCTATGTTATTTGATATCCCACCAAGGATAAAGTTATCAAGAGTTACCTACTATAAAGCCAATACATGAGTCCAATAAACGCGGTCAATGAGAGCTGTCCGCACAGATTCCCAAAAATGAGCCAGCATTTAAGGCGTCAGGGGCGTGACAATTAGCGGCATACGGATACCTTCTGCTTTCTGGCCGTCCACAAACGCGCGGCGGACAACCTGTTGGCGTTGGACCAAGTCCCAGCCGGGAACAACCTCAAACTTAAAGTTGAGCAAGAGGTGGGCAAGAATCACCTGCGTCTCCATCACGGccagctgcttgccgacgcACGAGCGAGGGCCAGTGAGGAAAGCAAATGTGTGGCCCGGAGGCATCTTGGCGCCAGCAACCGAAGACGGCAGGTTGTCCCATCGGTCCGGATTGAACTTGTCGGCATCTTCACCCCAAATGTCCTTGGACATCTGAATGACATTGAGCGGGATAAAAAGTTCGTGGCCCTTGGGGATCACAATCGAGTTAAAAGTGCCTTTGCCATCAGCACGCTTGTAAGAACGCGACAAGGGAACGACGTCGTCCTTCATCGCCACACGCACGGTACTGGGCACAGAAGGAAGCATGCGCACTGTCTCCTTGACGACATTGTCAAGGAGAggaagcgcggcaacgTCGCGGAGAGGCTGGTACTCGTAAATAGCCTGTTCTTCCTCTGACAGAAGATCCATCTCGCTCTTCTCCTTTGCAACGGCGTCCCGAAGTTCCATGCGAAGGCGATCCTGAACCTCGGGGTGCATGGCCAGCAGCCAAAGCGCCCATGTGTTTTGAGTAGCAGTAGTTTCGTGGCCAGCAATAATCAGTGTCGTCATCTGACCCATGAGCTCTTCGTTCGACATGCGCTCAGATGGCTTCAGGCCCGTGGCCATGTTCGCACGAACCATGCGCGAAATCAGCGACTTGGGCTTCAAAACGTCAGAGTCATCAAAGCCTTCCTTGCCCATATGCGCGTTCTCATCGAGAATCTCTTGACGCATGCGATCCACAATGGCTTTGGcgtgctcgcgcacgactCGCTGAGAGtactgcagctgctcgttACGCTTGCTGGGCAAGTGGCGTAGCCACTGCAAACCAGGCTTCTCGGCAAGAATCAAAAAGATAGCCTGCATGAGGTCAAGGTCAAGAATGGCGCCAATCAAAGTGTTCATCGCGGCAGCAAGAGGGTGatccttgccgcgctcaaGCGAATCAAAGTCTGCGCTAAACCCGACCTCACCGATAATGTCGAGCGTGGAGCGGGAAAGCCAAAAGAGAGTGTCGATAATAGCCGAGTTGGAGTCTTTAAGAGGAAATTTGCGGTCAGGTTCAGTCATACCCGTGATCTGTGTGTCTTCCGGAATCTTGCCGGCACGGCGAGCAATCTCCTGGTCTGCAACATGATGCATTTTTTTCACAAGCAAGTGTGCATGCTTGTGGATAACAGGGTAAAAGTCCTTGACAACACCCGGCGCAAAGGCAGGCGCAATAATCTTGCGCTGGCGGCGGTGTGCCTCGCCCTCAATCGATACCAAGCCTtggccaagcgctgcagtcAAGAAAGCACTAGTGTATTCCGGCTTAGGATACTGGTAAGCCTTCGCAGGGCTCAGCACATGTACGAGCGCCTTGGGATCAGCGAGCAacacgcgctggacaaaAAACATGTGACGGTAGCGGTACACGGGACCAAGCTTGTTCATCCACTCCACGTGCTGTTCGCCAGGAGCAACACTCTTGATCGCGCGGAAATCGCCAAAAATAAACGCAAGAGGATCGCTAGTCTTTACCTTGGGAATAAACTTCCAGTTGTTGAACCACTCGCCAATCGTCATGCGGTAAAAGGCACCGAAAACCTGGTTCAGCAGGAACAAAGCCACCAATGCGGCCGCGATGCCTACAATCCCGGCCACAACTTTGCCAGCAGTGAGCAAAAGCGGATAAGAGTTCATAAAATCCATGGCTGTGAAGGTGACGGGAACGAAACAACCGGGGCAGAGAGAAAAAGACTCGGCTGCCTGGCATGACTAAATAGCTT harbors:
- the CWC27 gene encoding peptidylprolyl isomerase (COG:O; EggNog:ENOG503NYKX), translating into MSTLYVTEPPTEGKIVLHTTKGEIEIELWSKEAPKACRNAIALALEGYYDNQLWHRIVPGFIIQTGDPTGTGTGGESIYGESFADELHQRLRFNRRGLVAMANAGTRNTNDSQFFQITLDAAPELQNKHTIFGRVVGPTIYNALALAEVEMSRTVPDRPVYPPKLFRVDVLHNPFSDLVPRTTREEREKEEKVRNEWAAKGSETARDAKKRKKNTSLLSFGDEEDVMLETPRSARKPISSHDLLDDKKLSKQSVKTVRKSSEPQHVSKAAPVFVVAPERKQEKVEEMERAEAPIFQSARQETQPVRDAQPKGRDLLASFAQQYRQASSKKGESQTLSHLDKFRKRIRDDIPDANEREYGASDEEDIAESDVSWRKHRDIEEEPGLGFMNSKSDTLDLHFDLGSISESKKRARRRREIHLSLSQNTTSLRSAKGDTGSVVWQSSIFLLTHCLRQFWDPPSDPNDVYLFQPDRFRDRNILELGAGTGIFPVGLFADPQWLQGKVHWIATDQEENMPLLQKKYPGLHISNGALILVVLQLREVENLREFLEAWAAHGMYELYSLCNAALPSTMHQGYAVFLGWSTASAE
- a CDS encoding uncharacterized protein (EggNog:ENOG503PE27; COG:Q; TransMembrane:1 (o12-33i)), with translation MDFMNSYPLLLTAGKVVAGIVGIAAALVALFLLNQVFGAFYRMTIGEWFNNWKFIPKVKTSDPLAFIFGDFRAIKSVAPGEQHVEWMNKLGPVYRYRHMFFVQRVLLADPKALVHVLSPAKAYQYPKPEYTSAFLTAALGQGLVSIEGEAHRRQRKIIAPAFAPGVVKDFYPVIHKHAHLLVKKMHHVADQEIARRAGKIPEDTQITGMTEPDRKFPLKDSNSAIIDTLFWLSRSTLDIIGEVGFSADFDSLERGKDHPLAAAMNTLIGAILDLDLMQAIFLILAEKPGLQWLRHLPSKRNEQLQYSQRVVREHAKAIVDRMRQEILDENAHMGKEGFDDSDVLKPKSLISRMVRANMATGLKPSERMSNEELMGQMTTLIIAGHETTATQNTWALWLLAMHPEVQDRLRMELRDAVAKEKSEMDLLSEEEQAIYEYQPLRDVAALPLLDNVVKETVRMLPSVPSTVRVAMKDDVVPLSRSYKRADGKGTFNSIVIPKGHELFIPLNVIQMSKDIWGEDADKFNPDRWDNLPSSVAGAKMPPGHTFAFLTGPRSCVGKQLAVMETQVILAHLLLNFKFEVVPGWDLVQRQQVVRRAFVDGQKAEGIRMPLIVTPLTP
- the BEM3_1 gene encoding Rho GTPase activating protein (EggNog:ENOG503NVRI; COG:T), producing the protein MPQQISLADCYAQSGTTDPQGALMYLVSMYNEMSMEYATFLQTVSTEAQGVNEPVGLGLDCIAQNSAEAAGSRFRILRRRSTRSVREPLSVLSKSPGSSSSGTVATPQFVHHHNDSASSTSTADPGSEPSAPKRDGFNFLGHMTLPRALTNMELSRPRSPNLLGISASPKLWRKGSNTSLAQRTMDSPSKLNNANAAAPTSPRALHRPAAVPAKPNVVAPLSPRALHLHDASRVSHLEHDRLYYAGIHVMGSWVSNGEIVLRIRIQPAAAAMDGTVPPVYVIEKRSADLVNLYDRVMTRAQGLADGSAQKIRPLEPNMFQGPFNPWRLIQRNTAVDTLICALQRLPVWYDDIFGHFFRTNEVPSASTPMRQAYLLQKTNTEDAWAFKLCTLQQHVLKICDAHQPEHRNTIQLQQARIWYQMEDVRESDLGGTNIKCPLLVVQYMKQSSGASPSVCQITFTMESAEMLSEWHAALLSEVQSDKHSPSFNPRDMVSTPEPKLQLLPGFLQSRDAETGGKLQSIARSLPDRSGSTSPTLYQPGYEANRFIHGLSGLFRAGVVPENATLPHASPSAPDRRRFWHGFLGFGHMYNNANDDAFSAYSEQCIFGMPLHAVVQVFGHASGDTCSSPIPVVVFRCVEYLESGTRLFEEGIYRISGSSLAVKALCERFNMGDDVDLNGVADSSDLNKTLHRDPHIVSSVLKTYLRQLPENICTLPLLPELISTAELHDGTERAQSLRGVISRLPPENYALLRFLMHHFHHVSAAAEQNKMNIQNLAIVFSPTLNIPTNLLTILMADYPSIFESYVPHTTQESAHLL